CCTCAGGCACACACACCTTCTGCCAACCTCTCCCTACCACACATGCAGCCACCGTATTCTCCTAAGCTTGCTTCCTGGGAGGTTCTTTCTGGGAAGCAGCATCCGGGATCTTGGGCTGGAGTGAGATGGGAATGGGGCATTCGAGGCCAGCCTTACCTCCTGCTTCCGGCCTGGGACAGAGACGAATGAACACAGCGTGTGAGGGGGCGGAGGTTGGCAGAGAGATAGACGTGTTGGTTAGGGACAGGTGAAGACAGATCATAGCACCCCAAACTCTGGCCTGGCTCTAAAGCCCACCTTACCCTCCCTCGCAACCCAGAGAGCAAGGAACGGGGTGAATGgggcaaaaaggaggaagaaggcagtGATCCGATGGGTGGGGGCGATGTCCTGCTGGGCAGCTTTGCCAGGCTTCCCATCTGGCGATGAGGGGAGACACACAAATAGGTGCATGGGCCAGCAGGGCCCGCGTGGAGGGGGCTTTGAGGTGCTGGGCCCTGCCCCGTGACTGCCCTGGGCCTTTCTCCCTCCGAGCCCCTTTCCTcgtcaggctggggctgggggtttCATGGCTTCGCTGGGGTGGGGCCGAGTCCCTGCTTTCTGATCCCTCCCCCATTCATTACTGTTGGCTTCCCTGCCGTCCAACTCCCCGTCTCCCGCACCGGACTgcagctttggggaggggggcagggtgCTGGGTGAGGTCCCCCAAGCGACTGAACAAACAGCCCCCACCCTTCCTCAGCCCCCGAGGTGGAGAGAGACCCGGTTTTGGTTTCTCCGGCTCCATGAACACACAGAGGTACACGTCCTACCATAGGAGGAAGCAATGACTGTTACGAGGTTGGCGGCTGTAGGGGGCGCGGGGGCCGGGGGCAGGCggaggagctggggtggggtggcccCTGCCCTGTCCAACCTGGCCCGCGGTGGCCCCGCCCcgggaggccgcagcggcccgcCCGCTACTGAATGTGGCAGGCGGTGGAGGACGTGGCCTGGCAGCACATGCAGGTGGGGTTCACGGACTTGGGGGGGATGAGGTCCAGGTCCTCGTCGTCGGGGATCTCATCTAACCGGTAGCCGTCCTTCAGCAGCTGGATGTTCAAATCTTGATTGATCTGCTGTAGACAAAGGGGAGGGAGGCTCGGGGCGATCCGGAGGCGGGCCGCATCCCCAGGCCATCCGCACCCAGCCTGTCCCATTCCAGGTCTCTCCGGAAACCCCAGGCTTCACCCCTACTCAGGCCCCACCTCAGTTCTGGCCTCTCTTGCTTACACGCACATCCTTGCGAGGCCCCGCCCCACTACAGACCTCACCCCATTCTACCGGCAACTTCCCACCTCAGGTCCTGCCTCTGCTTGGCCTTGTCCCTATTTCAGGCCCGCCCCTATAAAGTGTCCCCTGTATTTCATACCCCATTCTATTTAAGAGCCCTGCTCCAACCCCGGGCCCGAGCCCCGCCCCTAACCATCAAGGCCCCGCCCCACATGCGCTCCGACAGCTTTGCCTGTCGCTGCTCTGCGGTGAGATTTGGGCGCGTTGGCCCAGCCCTTCTCCTCGTGGAGGTGGGCCTGCGCAGGTGTGGTGTCTAGGGCAGAAAGGGATGGGGCCTCACCTCAGCAGAGGAGTAGCCAGAGGAGGAATATCTGGACATGTCAAAGTCATCATCGCTGCGGtggaggaaagaagacagagaagtgaCTCTGGGAAACTAAATAGAAAGCTCCCTGCACACGCTGCCATCAGTCAATACCCCattcctcccccttccttcctaATAAACAGCAAGGGCTAAATAAAAACTATGCTTGCTGTGCAAATGCAGTTTTAAGACAGGTTCCCTCGCCCCCCCTCTAAATAAATTGTCACCCTTAACCTCCTTCTAAATAGAGCTGCCACTCCCTTCCCCTCATCCCTCTACCTTTTTATTAGGCCCGAATCATCCTGGCGTGTTGGATTTTCCCAAAGTCCAGGTGCAGCCAGGTGTGTTCCCAGCAGCAGGGCTCCTCCCTTAGAGGGGGCAGAGCACTAAGCATCGCATCAGAGCCCTTTCTAGGGGCAGCCATAGGATCCGTTGTCCCAGGACAGCAGCACTGTGCcagtcccctcttcctctctctgctctcccccaCCTCCATGTAAAAAATTCCATTCCCTGGGGGAGTCACCCTTGGAGAGCACCTGGCTGTCTGAGGAACACCCCAATTCTGACAATATAGCAGGTGTGGGCTGTACAGCCCACTTTATGTTCACATGGTTCCTGTGGCTTGCCCAGCTCTCCCAATATCCCCATACACACCTGTCCGTGTCAAGGGCTACCAGTGGCTTCTCGTCTGGGCTCTGGTCAAGCGAGGAGTAGCCTTTATTGGGGACGACCAGCCTGGGTGAAGAATTTGGGGGATTGGATTGGCAACTGGAGCACACAAGCCTGGCAAGGAACTGGGTGGGGCCCTGacatcccccacctcccaccccttgGATCCTGTTGAGACTCTCCTCTCACAGAGGAGCTGGgcctgaggaaggaggaaaggggagaggctCAGGACCAGCAGAGATAGCTGCTGACTGGCAGGGTCCAGGCAGGGCAGGCAGTCTCTACCTTGTCCGGGCCATGACATTGTTCTTCTTGGGTTGCTGGTTGACGGGGCTACCCATGCTGCCATTCTTCAGGGAGCCCTTCCGGGCCAGCTCCCGCTGCTTCTCTGCAGGGGAACATGGGAAGGAAGCTGTGTCCTGCCCCCAGGGCAACCCTACCTTACTGCTCAGGCAGCTTGGGCTGGGCCTTCATTGTGAAACCCCTTGCTTTCCTAGGAACTGAGGCAGGGATCCCAACTCCAGGCCCTCCTGCTTGGTGGAGACAGTAATTGGCCCTGCACAACCCAAGGCAGATGGTGAGGGGCAACAGGAGGAGGCTGACGCCTGTCTATCAGGAGCTACGTGTACTCCCATGTGGGGCAGTCAGTCTGTGCTTGATGCCAGAGAAAGgctggagagggagagatggcGCAGAAGGATGGAGCAGTCAGGACTTCCTGCAGGTGACAACTTGAGCTGGAGAGAGGCAGGCATTCCAGGAAGGAG
The window above is part of the Equus caballus isolate H_3958 breed thoroughbred chromosome 23, TB-T2T, whole genome shotgun sequence genome. Proteins encoded here:
- the FAM219A gene encoding protein FAM219A isoform X8, coding for MMEEIDRFQDPAAASISDGDCGAREGESVAMNYKPSPLQVKLEKQRELARKGSLKNGSMGSPVNQQPKKNNVMARTRLVVPNKGYSSLDQSPDEKPLVALDTDSDDDFDMSRYSSSGYSSAEINQDLNIQLLKDGYRLDEIPDDEDLDLIPPKSVNPTCMCCQATSSTACHIQ
- the FAM219A gene encoding protein FAM219A isoform X6 codes for the protein MMEEIDRFQVPTAHSEMQPLDPAAASISDGDCGAREGESVAMNYKPSPLQVKLEKQRELARKGSLKNGSMGSPVNQQPKKNNVMARTRLVVPNKGYSSLDQSPDEKPLVALDTDSDDDFDMSRYSSSGYSSAEINQDLNIQLLKDGYRLDEIPDDEDLDLIPPKSVNPTCMCCQATSSTACHIQ
- the FAM219A gene encoding protein FAM219A isoform X10, which gives rise to MMEEIDRFQVPTAHSEMQPLDPAAASISDGDCGAREEKQRELARKGSLKNGSMGSPVNQQPKKNNVMARTRLVVPNKGYSSLDQSPDEKPLVALDTDSDDDFDMSRYSSSGYSSAEINQDLNIQLLKDGYRLDEIPDDEDLDLIPPKSVNPTCMCCQATSSTACHIQ
- the FAM219A gene encoding protein FAM219A isoform X7 yields the protein MMEEIDRFQDPAAASISDGDCGAREGESVAMNYKPSPLQVKLEKQRELARKGSLKNGSMGSPVNQQPKKNNVMARTRLVVPNKGYSSLDQSPDEKPLVALDTDSDDDFDMSRYSSSGYSSAEQINQDLNIQLLKDGYRLDEIPDDEDLDLIPPKSVNPTCMCCQATSSTACHIQ
- the FAM219A gene encoding protein FAM219A isoform X11, with translation MMEEIDRFQDPAAASISDGDCGAREEKQRELARKGSLKNGSMGSPVNQQPKKNNVMARTRLVVPNKGYSSLDQSPDEKPLVALDTDSDDDFDMSRYSSSGYSSAEQINQDLNIQLLKDGYRLDEIPDDEDLDLIPPKSVNPTCMCCQATSSTACHIQ
- the FAM219A gene encoding protein FAM219A isoform X5; the protein is MMEEIDRFQVPTAHSEMQPLDPAAASISDGDCGAREGESVAMNYKPSPLQVKLEKQRELARKGSLKNGSMGSPVNQQPKKNNVMARTRLVVPNKGYSSLDQSPDEKPLVALDTDSDDDFDMSRYSSSGYSSAEQINQDLNIQLLKDGYRLDEIPDDEDLDLIPPKSVNPTCMCCQATSSTACHIQ
- the FAM219A gene encoding protein FAM219A isoform X9, which gives rise to MMEEIDRFQVPTAHSEMQPLDPAAASISDGDCGAREEKQRELARKGSLKNGSMGSPVNQQPKKNNVMARTRLVVPNKGYSSLDQSPDEKPLVALDTDSDDDFDMSRYSSSGYSSAEQINQDLNIQLLKDGYRLDEIPDDEDLDLIPPKSVNPTCMCCQATSSTACHIQ
- the FAM219A gene encoding protein FAM219A isoform X1 yields the protein MMEEIDRFQVPTAHSEMQPLDTSGTGQPSALAVLDSHPGLGRLLTQDPAAASISDGDCGAREGESVAMNYKPSPLQVKLEKQRELARKGSLKNGSMGSPVNQQPKKNNVMARTRLVVPNKGYSSLDQSPDEKPLVALDTDSDDDFDMSRYSSSGYSSAEQINQDLNIQLLKDGYRLDEIPDDEDLDLIPPKSVNPTCMCCQATSSTACHIQ
- the FAM219A gene encoding protein FAM219A isoform X3; amino-acid sequence: MMEEIDRFQVPTAHSEMQPLDTSGTGQPSALAVLDSHPGLGRLLTQDPAAASISDGDCGAREEKQRELARKGSLKNGSMGSPVNQQPKKNNVMARTRLVVPNKGYSSLDQSPDEKPLVALDTDSDDDFDMSRYSSSGYSSAEQINQDLNIQLLKDGYRLDEIPDDEDLDLIPPKSVNPTCMCCQATSSTACHIQ
- the FAM219A gene encoding protein FAM219A isoform X2, producing the protein MMEEIDRFQVPTAHSEMQPLDTSGTGQPSALAVLDSHPGLGRLLTQDPAAASISDGDCGAREGESVAMNYKPSPLQVKLEKQRELARKGSLKNGSMGSPVNQQPKKNNVMARTRLVVPNKGYSSLDQSPDEKPLVALDTDSDDDFDMSRYSSSGYSSAEINQDLNIQLLKDGYRLDEIPDDEDLDLIPPKSVNPTCMCCQATSSTACHIQ
- the FAM219A gene encoding protein FAM219A isoform X12, translated to MMEEIDRFQDPAAASISDGDCGAREEKQRELARKGSLKNGSMGSPVNQQPKKNNVMARTRLVVPNKGYSSLDQSPDEKPLVALDTDSDDDFDMSRYSSSGYSSAEINQDLNIQLLKDGYRLDEIPDDEDLDLIPPKSVNPTCMCCQATSSTACHIQ
- the FAM219A gene encoding protein FAM219A isoform X4, giving the protein MMEEIDRFQVPTAHSEMQPLDTSGTGQPSALAVLDSHPGLGRLLTQDPAAASISDGDCGAREEKQRELARKGSLKNGSMGSPVNQQPKKNNVMARTRLVVPNKGYSSLDQSPDEKPLVALDTDSDDDFDMSRYSSSGYSSAEINQDLNIQLLKDGYRLDEIPDDEDLDLIPPKSVNPTCMCCQATSSTACHIQ